A region of the Phaseolus vulgaris cultivar G19833 chromosome 11, P. vulgaris v2.0, whole genome shotgun sequence genome:
TTGCTAAGACACAATCTTGACGTCATGCACattgaaaaatacttttttgATAATGTCTTCAATATTGTGGTGGATGTTAGGGATAAAACAAAGGACAATTCACAAGGCAAGAATGGATGTTGCACCAACATTTTTTAAGAAagtatcaaattaaataataaaatatttgtttacaaAAATATACATGTCATGTGTGGGTTTATCAATATGTTATCATGTTTGGAATGGGCTAAATGATTACGGAGAAAGAGAATGCTACAAAgattgtcattttatttattactttaataTATGTGTGGGTTAAGCCaactttaaatatttatcttttttattacactaagtttaattatttcCTTTTATATTCATTATAGTGTCCCACAAACGGACACTAcgcttattatttttaatatcttgTCTACCTAGTGTGACTAAACCCACGTTatagtttaaataataaataatttattttactttatgtaCGCTTAACCGACGCTACCTTGCAAAAAGTTGTCACCCCTAGTCTCCCGCTAATGCATTAGCCACCTTTTGATTAGAATCCATTTCTATTGACATACTAAACCCACACTAATTACTATTTAGTGTATCCCTTTTAGTTTTTGTGTGGTTTGTTTTTTAGGCTAAAATCATTACTTCTtgttgatcctgccggttgaccagaacgcaagagcctcgcctcgtcaaaggtattcttcctctggatcggctttgcaccacgctagcttccatccttcacacctcgattcacctcaagaacctgcaaaagacagagtggcgtcgttgcggccgatcgcgctctgacgctcaagtcaatgacggaaccaccaaaactctaagagagaaaactaagaacttaaggaaccgtgcaaaaactctctcagtcactcaagtattctccaagcgtaaagaagtgttctaaacgcgcgtacctcaaaagttcgttagaatctcttatatacctatgcactttctctctcctgacggttacacatctgaacacgtggctcgcatccagctgtacacgtgtcaccatctggagcatcctctgcttgagcgtcacttcttactcttcaggctgttcgactaagttacccgtgcaaggagtaactcggtgtatagctgccttggagcgcgatctcttctgtgcggcgagtacggggtgtcaccatgcacaccttctctgtggtctcgccggccgccatcataatctgcttcacttgcttcaccgtgcatgtcctggtaagctgttccctggcctcaacctctggctagctagggaatgatcatctgataacctcatccttcgcactcgtgccctttgaaagctttgaacaagctttcctgatctttcggcgatgtcctcctcttggcgatctctgatcacttggtcgcctaggttcgcatccggcgactacgacacaaacctggtgaccgccggtttagatatgctagagatcggagcacgccaacttaacgattggcgactacacgagcttcccgacttccttcccttctgtcagctaggtgttccgttcaacacgcctatattatcgcttgttgccacgtcatcacttccgactacctgcacaagccccccagtcttaagcgaagacttgtccagcgaaaagactaagagctCACATCActgtcgatctacgtggcgctggcacggaattccaaacgttcgtaccctctgcttttctgaagctccaccaaacccctttttccaattgctcgacacgtggcttcgtcaacggtcatctttaactatcgtttgcgcttccgaaaacgttcgAAAACCCCTAAAACCCTTCGCACTTCCTACTGTTCCATTATCTTTCTGCATTCTCAAAAGTTCTAAGTATTTTCTCTGCATCCCACGACGCTCCTCgactctctcaatctccaactttcttcaacgctcatccgatcatcaaaaggtaccccttttacttcttcttttgatatttgctgcattttaaccgattcgcatcatccattatctgtctggtgcatacgttgtgggctgttttcttcttttctcccctctcgtaacttagggcttcatCTTCCATCACGTTCATCCCAGCAAACTCTTGTTTGTTCGTTCCTCCTTCTTCGTCCTCCATCGAGTCATTTTCTGCAATCTTTGTTCATccctttcctttttcctttgcatttcctgcgatggctcgcaCGAAAACCACCGTGAACCCTCCTCCtccatcgcgaaaccctccaccccaagcgcataacctaccacgagcatctggtgctccttctaccctggctgagaggcctgcaacttctCACACCAACcccgctcaggcaactccaccagtcgccggaggagcctccattcctACACAAGACTATAAGAAGCTTTACCCGTGGGCCACCTCAGCTTTGTTGAAAGAAACTTCTTCAATAAACACggagttgggcgtgcaccgactaaggaaaggggaccaaTCCGAGCtcacattccataaggagcacgacagcAAAATGGCCGTGCTGCCCTGCTTCCCGGGTGAGCCGATCTGCGCGGACGATAAAGTGAACAACGGCGAGctgttctgcttcatctacgcgacgttcttcaagaaggtgaagctcagacttcccttcactcgcttcgagagagagctgttaaccgagctcgatatcgcccccgcccagcttcatcccaacagctaggcgttcgtaagggcgttccaaattATGTGCGCACACTTGGGACTACCAGCTTCAGTTGACGTTTTCCTCTTCCTGTTCGAAGCTAAGAATCCAGGAGACCGCCTTTGGATTAGcctgaatgggattgctgggaggtcaatcctctcaatcttccagcaatcttacaaagattagTAAGGGAAATTTGTGAAGGTGTGCACCAACGACTAAGATCCCTCCCTGCTCGAcagcttccccttgtattgggtacacaaggggaacaaagacgccaaagaaagctttaggaggcccagaagtcccgaCACCATGGGTGAGCTAGACaaagatctctgccttttctggaagagtgtagcagccgccaacatcaccttccccacctcctcaataatctccttcgagttcctcgaggacCAACTTGAAGCTCATATAGGTTAGCCTTTACCTCGACACCTAGGTTTTCGTTTTGTGTTGGGACTGACTTCGCATTTCTATCATCTATCATTGGGCGTCCTGTTTTTTGCGTACTGGTCTTGATTTTTAATTCATGTGCTGCTTGCTTACGTTATTCGTGCATATACTCGTATATTTTGCCTTTGCTTTTGTGCTTACTCATCTATTTTTTACCCTGTGCAgacctcatgttgggcaaaggcaaactagctgaattgagggcgatcgcccgaactcacaagttggcgacgggttcccaaaccgtgcccaacttGGTGGTGGAGATCaccgctgctcagggcagatctcCTCCCCAAGGTCCAACTCCTTCGGAGACACTGCCCGCGCCCCAACGAAAAAAGCTTGTCttgaggaagccaaagaggaaaactcctcaagtggtacaAGAGGATGAAGATgacgaggcgactgaggacggcctcgtcaccaaaagaacaagggtggcaccctcttcaccacccgctctcccaacaccaacaccgccctctcctccagctccaacaccgccagtccaagcaacacccttggcggTCGCGCTCCCTGTGGTTGAAGGCAGCGAGCCTAAtttcatagagaaccctccaagcgcttCCACAccgttcgtatctgctggagagggtcctccttcaaccacctctatTGCTGGGGCTGCACCAGGTGGAGATGAAGGTGCCCACAACTCGCCAATACTCATAACCAAATCTcccacttcaccaccacgccaagaagccccccttgctctacaaactcaagagggtggtggtgaaagtcagcaccaggctcctccagcacctccaccagcaaCAACTGCAAGCCTTCCACCCTCCATCGAAGAGGTCtggggcccttcacagctaaactgaagatgatggcagaggatctccCCTCAATCATAACGAAGGCTGTGAAGAACTCGAACAAGAGGCTTCAGGACGAGAACTCAGCGCTCCAGGAGGAGAACCGCCTGATAaggattgaggcagaaaaacTGTCTTGCAACCTGATGATGGCAGAAATCGACCACTCAAGGCTGGAGGATGCCATGAGCGCTGAGCTAAGGGgcgcacgcaaggaggcctccgatctgcgccagaaattgcacctcctagctcaagagaaaattgagctggagagtaagctggtaccttacaggctcaaggtggccaacttggaggcatcaatAAAAGCAGATGCGGCCAAGGTGGAGAACCTTGAAAAAAGGTCAGCTGATCGGGAGGTCCTCCTCGGgaaggtcgagaaggagagggacgacgccatggctgagctcgccaaAGCTCAAGAGGAAGACAAGAAAACTGTTGCAGAGCTGGCCCATGCGcgggacgaaggcaaaaaggttgctgaagaccttgctcaagctcgcggggaaactgaagagctgaagaaacgagctgacgagctgaagcaacaaaccgaagagctcgagcaaagctccgcccaagtccttgccgccgggttcgacgccgccctggagcaagtcgcTTACCAATACCCCGAGCTTGATCTGACCATGGTGTCCATCTgtaacgaagtggtggatgggaagatcgtgccttctgaagattaaTTGTCTCCCTCCATCACTTTGCTCTTTGAAAGCTTGGTGCTTATTTCTGTTTGTACGAGCTTTACTTGTACTTTTTCTCCTTATGTATTTGAACTGACACTGCTTTTATATAACTTCTTCTGCTTTCGTACTCGCGCTTTGAACTTGAGCAAACCATTAATCTCATAACAATTTATCGAACTGTTAACTCGAagtaaaacttgagcaactCATTAACCTTCAAGCGATGACATTTAACGTAACTTGCAAACTTAAAGCAATTagttacttactaggcagcaggttttaacttaaacaggtatcacaatacagtttacctgatctgcccggcaaggttagcctttactcttgtcatcgcctggaattcttctgatcgccatagggttctggctatgtaagctttctttgccttcataacttgtctattgttccctcatctggggggaagaggcgcctttcggatccttctctacctccctgagtttcagaacaataagccggatagcgaggtgttctctttgaacctaccttagctatcctttaaacttctttcacccttcacgccatatctgaactcgttcaagacgagaaggattttatctgccttcacaccgcctacaagcgtggaagtcttctctggtcttactaagtcaatattgatgtttcacttaaagggggaaaggcgttttccttcctttcccgccgtttaaggtcacgaacacccctgacttttcagttcatcttgcctgaactcactctgaggtgagaaggacttttcctcgcctgaactcgctcgacggcgagaaggactttatctggtgcctcaacttgcccagggtgtacatctcctcccccttggatgcactgaggactttttctctttctcgcctgcactcgctcgagggcgaggaggtcttttacctTTCTTGCCTCCAAACGTTCGAGAACACTGAGGTCTTTAGTCGccgctggtgcctccgatcgccgaaagacgatgaggactttaaaactttaactgatgccgccagtcgccgaaagacgatggtgattttaaaactttaactgatgctgccaatcgccgaaaagcgatggggactttaaaactttaactgagaaagcatgcagcataactGTAAATTTGCCTTgaatcacgtacgagtgataaagtcttttttctaaaactttcgaaataaccagcatgcaatcttagaaactttaaactttgaaaactcttctttattgggtggcctcattaaaaaccctccttaggggaaaaagagtgcccccttcaaactgttttaacagaaagcttgcaaatctcttcatgttcgtttttacttacaaagctttaactgtaatataacttgaggtgtgtggcgttccaagtgcgaggaatcgcccctccttccaatgtttctaagtggtaggcgccgttcccgagcgcctcggttattctgaacggtcctgtccacttaggcgataacttgttttccatctcgtactggtgggccttcctcatcaccaggtcgccctctctaaactgccttggcatcaccttcgagttataccttcgttcaatcctccttttcactgcctcggcttttactctcgcctcctccctgacctcatccagcaaatccagattcaaccttctttcttcatttgagttttccgctacaaagttctggaatctcagcgagctctcctggatttccactggaatcattgcatcacatccatagaccaagctaaacggggtctcgtgggtgcctgactgctcggtggtgtggtacgcccaaactatgcggggtacctcctcagcccacgatcccttggctttctctagccttctcttcaagcctcttagcaacacccgattggcggactctacttggccatttgtctgagggtgctcgacggatgcaaacacttgctggaTTCCCACCTCCTCGCATAGcttcttcagtaggtgacttgcaaactgagtcccattgtctgacaccaggcgcttaggcacaccaaaccagcacacgatgttcttccatacaaagctctcaatcttgtgtgcagtgatctgggctacttgctctgcttcgatccacttggtgaagtattcaatcgccaccaccaagtacttcatctacctgatcgccaatgggaaaggtcccagaatgtcaattccccacgtatgaaacggccaagggctgtaaatcgactttaactcttctggaggcgctttgtgccaatcggcgtgctgctgacattgcttgcaacactgtgcatacttcttgcagtcctccctcattgttggccagtaatagcctgcacggagagttcttgcagccagagctcgacccccgacatggcttccacatatcccttcgtggagctcagccataattcttgtacatttttctccgtgcacacattccaggagtgggtgtgtgaacccaaatctgtacaactcgccatcaatcatggtgaacttgctggagttcttctttatctttctagcctccgtcggacccagcgggagaaggccatccgccaggcagcgcttgtactgggttatccatgtgtctggctcatgcgtggcacagacctgcgtcatgttcaccctctccctccgacatgctcttattctcggcgacctcaaagtctcctgagtcaaggacctgtgactcctcgccgctttctcagtcgacttgcttatctgaagaaccaggtgatctgccacaaatgctctaggcgtcttcagagtttcttggatcactgtcctctgcctaccccccttgcccgaactggcgagcttggctagcaagtctgctcgggcattctgctctctgggcacatgcactacttcgaaCGAGACAAAGGAAcacttcaactcctgcacatactccaagtaagccgccatttgtggatctttggcctggaactcgcctgttacttgtcccgtgactaataacgagtcactcttagctatcagcaccctagcccccatctccttggccagcaagattccggcgatcaacgcttcgtattctgcttgattgttgctggccttgaaggcaaacctcagggattgttctatcagcacgccattgggtcctTCTATAATGACTTctgcaccgctaccctgctggtttgacgatccgtccaccgagagcacccaacgaaaatcatccccttcaactcgtgctgcttccgacgagagctcgaccacaaaatcggtgaaaatctgccccttgatcggacctcggggctcatacttgatgtcgaactccgatagctccaccgcccacttcaccattctcccggctacgtcaggcttcttcaggactttctggatgggcaagtcggtcatcaccaacactgtgaaactgtgaaaatagtggcgcaacctcctcgccgaaaatactacagccagtgcagctttctccaaagcctgatacctcacctccgggccttgcaacaccttgctgacgaaataaataggcttctgagcctggtcttgatcttgggcgagcaccgcactcaccgccctctcagtcacagcaaaatacaacctgagaggggttcctactaAGGGTTTACACAAaatcggcgggctcgccaagtactctttaagcttcacgaaggcttcttcacactccttcgaccagacaaacttgttgtttcgcctcaaacattggaaatacggatggcctttctctccgctagctgatacAAAACGAGATAGGGCAGCCATCCGACCTATaagttgttgcacctccttcacggtaaccgggctcctcatcgccaatatggcagcacacttataaggatttgcctctattcctctttcagtcaagaggaatcccaagaacttccctgcctccacgccaaaaatgcacttctcggggttcagctttaatctgaacttggcgattgtggtgaacaactcctccagatccgcaacgtgcttgctcttttctggcgaggtcacgaccatatcatctacgtacgcttgcacattccttcccagcattggtgcaagtaccttatccatcaatctttggtacgtggcccccgcattcttcagcccaaagggcatcaccttgtaacagtagcacgacctctcagtcatgagggcagttttctcttcatccatgggatgcatctttatctgattataccccgagaaggcgtccagaaagctcagcaacttgcaccctgctgcactgtcgaccagggcatctatgcttggcaaagggtacgaatcctttgggcaagccttgttcaggtcaatgaagtcgacgcacatgcgccacttcccattgcttttcttcaccagtacgacattggccaaccactcagggtactggacttcctgatatggcctgcggcgaggagcttctgcgtttcatccctgatcgcctgcctcctctcctcgttaaatttccttcttctctgccgcactggtctgacttgtgtgtccattgccaaatggtgacacaagaaatcggggtcaattcccggcat
Encoded here:
- the LOC137838760 gene encoding leucine-rich repeat extensin-like protein 5; amino-acid sequence: MARTKTTVNPPPPSRNPPPQAHNLPRASGAPSTLAERPATSHTNPAQATPPVAGGASIPTQDYKKLYPWATSALLKETSSINTELGVHRLRKGDQSELTFHKEHDSKMAVLPCFPDLMLGKGKLAELRAIARTHKLATGSQTVPNLVVEITAAQGRSPPQGPTPSETLPAPQRKKLVLRKPKRKTPQVVQEDEDDEATEDGLVTKRTRVAPSSPPALPTPTPPSPPAPTPPVQATPLAVALPVVEGSEPNFIENPPSASTPFVSAGEGPPSTTSIAGAAPGGDEGAHNSPILITKSPTSPPRQEAPLALQTQEGGGESQHQAPPAPPPATTASLPPSIEEVWGPSQLN